In Ostrea edulis chromosome 6, xbOstEdul1.1, whole genome shotgun sequence, a single window of DNA contains:
- the LOC125683366 gene encoding uncharacterized protein LOC125683366 isoform X1 — MNYQKTYMNHIHSSSLLYQLSTMWKTQTLCDAIIRTGSVITKAHRVVLVAACPMLQSMENAAAGSHLEVRLAADIKQESINTFLQYLYEGFMTLNEENYKDIEKISRLLQVENAIKCCADFSKCINVSSANQYRYNYPDQLEFKHVRTTELQKVQERHPKRNTDRPISPGSKRPRFQGHRSPLSDSRTHDMSGMKESYTVNDPWDRVPRLGSHTPTSVHIPSQQPGVIDIVEDSIELLQTEPPSKRPGEDSREVRKVQSTVGVSVASQRDAPSDVQIVNVPGASDVPSQKPIPESSTFIPSSPSSSDSSSLKERPPHFSSQSYPPKTDLDKPTSNMDPSSNVDVASQRHRPPDILAGSQPAQPYPVSITASPRSVPQSFQQKPFAAGSAIQAETMSPGAAQRGPKPQTISRVESMEKASPMDRPPDTGSQTRDQNNRLSPDISIVKVENELGPEETGILDMYVADAGGGGMGTSHMQKEEDHSDYDVEEPPGDMHKDEMSNESGNMSMDQSGNWYMGNFRVTGENTLCSDPANLMFLIPVDTEEQSETLIPEEDDMVNIVCNTNECEWKISSAYTLSQQSIFEDQDETNWRECIEDRRHIPLVHEGSFEGILKTPIECEEISKLKRHIKGTLQEGDGLDEQSPMMKNVAVTQKNLSRNAKGLPVTPQNVCLKKDTIPGKQPFGSNFYKCKVGRGKKVKKKSKPKIQSNRKVSSKRQTTSVVSSKEDFKKPANCISNDKIVKPIRKGLFRYDFRTSQRKCKQSAKRKVCIPVAPPPKVSKVPQISQRKHKESDLNTKMIQAKCNDNGDMVSELSLETIGNKDKESMKGKTISQIIHPPHCLVYQERKEKCTYCLDNSEVKSAIEPVNTKCKICNVFLCKSIWRKGGRSCFERYHQERAKLITDTAVGPSSSKEEKMSVHYPVNINRYHDSRKKKVCEICYARKSRGEIEGSTFTGYKCSVCSVGLCARDKTCFKEYHNLLFETNPNFSGST; from the exons ATGAATTACCAGAAAACATACATGAATCACATCCACTCCAGCTCACTGTTGTATCAGCTGTCGACAATGTGGAAGACCCAGACATTATGTGATGCTATTATTCGGACTGGTAGTGTCATCACAAAG GCTCATCGTGTGGTGTTAGTTGCCGCTTGTCCTATGCTTCAGTCAATGGAAAACGCAGCTGCTGGGTCTCATTTAGAAGTAAGACTGGCTGCAGATATAAAACAAGAATCCATCAACACATTCCTCCAGTATCTATATGAAGGATTCATGACATTAAACGAAGAAAATTACAAAGACATTGAGAAAATCTCCCGACTTCTTCAAGTTGAGAATGCGATAAAGTGTTGTGCAGATTTTAGCAAGTGTATAAATGTCTCGTCAGCAAATCAGTACCGCTACAATTACCCAGATCAGTTGGAATTCAAGCATGTGAGAACAACAGAACTTCAGAAAGTTCAGGAGAGGCACCCAAAGCGAAATACTGACCGACCGATAAGCCCAGGCAGCAAACGACCAAGGTTCCAGGGACATCGAAGTCCTCTGTCAGATTCAAGAACCCATGATATGTCTGGAATGAAGGAAAGTTATACTGTGAATGATCCTTGGGACCGAGTGCCAAGGCTTGGATCGCACACCCCCACATCCGTCCATATTCCTAGTCAACAGCCTGGAGTGATTGATATAGTAGAGGATAGTATTGAGCTACTACAGACTGAACCCCCAAGCAAAAGGCCAGGGGAGGACAGCAGGGAGGTCAGAAAAGTGCAGAGCACAGTAGGAGTTTCGGTGGCTAGTCAGAGGGATGCCCCTTCAGATGTTCAGATTGTCAACGTACCTGGTGCTTCAGATGTTCCAAGTCAGAAACCAATCCCAGAATCCTCCACTTTCATTCCAAGTTCACCATCTTCATCAGATTCCTCATCGCTCAAGGAAAGACCACCCCACTTTAGCAGCCAGAGTTACCCCCCTAAAACAGATCTCGATAAACCAACCTCAAATATGGACCCAAGTTCTAATGTTGATGTAGCATCCCAAAGACATCGGCCGCCAGATATCTTGGCTGGTTCACAACCAGCCCAGCCTTACCCTGTATCCATAACAGCATCCCCCCGATCAGTACCACAGAGTTTTCAGCAGAAGCCATTTGCCGCTGGCAGTGCCATCCAAGCAGAAACAATGTCACCTGGTGCAGCACAGAGAGGCCCTAAACCCCAGACCATTAGTAGGGTAGAAAGCATGGAGAAAGCCTCTCCCATGGATAGGCCACCAGATACAGG ATCTCAAACTAGAGATCAGAATAACAGGTTGTCCCCAGATATTAGTATTGTTAAAGTGGAGAATGAGCTAGGACCAGAGGAGACTGGGATATTAGACATGTATGTGGCTGATGCAGGAGGGGGTGGAATGGGTACATCCCACATGCAGAAAGAGGAAGATCACAGTGATTATGATGTAGAAGAACCGCCTGGGGACATGCATAAGGATGAAATGTCAAATGAAAGTGGCAACATGAGTATGGATCAAAGTGGGAACTGGTACATGGGGAATTTTAGAG TGACTGGAGAAAATACCCTGTGCTCCGATCCAGCAAATCTAATGTTCCTGATCCCAGTTGATACTGAAGAACAGTCGGAAACGTTAATTCCTGAAGAAGATGATATGGTGAACATTGTTTGTAACACAAATGAATGCGAGTGGAAAATTTCATCAGCGTATACATTGAGTCAACAATCTATATTTGAAGATCAGGACGAAACGAATTGGAGGGAATGTATTGAGGATAGACGGCATATTCCTCTTGTGCATGAAGGCAGTTTTGAAGGAATATTGAAAACTCCAATTGAATGCGAAgaaatttcaaaactgaaaaggCATATCAAAGGTACTTTGCAAGAAGGCGATGGTTTGGATGAGCAGTCCCCTATGATGAAGAATGTAGCAGTCACTCAAAAGAACCTATCAAGGAATGCCAAAGGATTACCAGTAACACCACAAAATGTGTGTCTGAAAAAAGACACCATCCCAGGAAAGCAACCCTTTGGTTCGAATTTTTACAAGTGTAAAGTAGGACGTGggaaaaaagtgaagaaaaaatcGAAACCTAAGATTCAAAGTAACAGAAAAGTGTCTTCAAAACGCCAAACTACTTCTGTGGTATCGAGTaaggaagattttaaaaagccagctaattgtatatcaaatgacaaaataGTAAAGCCAATACGGAAAGGTTTGTTCCGTTATGATTTCAGAACTTCCCAGAGAAAATGCAAACAAAGTGCAAAACGAAAAGTGTGTATTCCAGTTGCTCCTCCACCAAAAGTAAGCAAGGTACCTCAGATCAGTCAAAGAAAGCATAAAGAATCCGACTTGAACACCAAAATGATTCAGGCAAAATGTAATGACAATGGGGATATGGTCTCAGAACTTTCATTGGAGACAATTGGAAACAAAGACAAAGAGAGTATGAAAGGAAAAACAATATCTCAGATTATTCATCCACCTCATTGTTTGGTGTACcaggaaagaaaagaaaaatgtacATACTGCTTAGACAACTCAGAAGTCAAAAGTGCAATTGAGCCTGTTAACACTAAATGCAAGATCTGTAATGTGTTCCTCTGCAAAAGTATTTGGAGGAAAGGCGGACGATCTTGTTTCGAACGGTACCATCAGGAGAGAGCAAAGCTCATCACAGATACAGCAGTTGGTCCATCATCAAGCAAAGAAGAGAAGATGTCAGTCCATTATCCTGTAAACATTAATCGGTACCACGACAGTCGGAAAAAGAAAGTCTGCGAAATATGTTATGCAAGGAAGAGCCGGGGAGAGATTGAGGGGTCCACATTCACAGGCTATAAATGCAGTGTTTGTTCAGTAGGGCTCTGTGCTAGAGACAAAACCTGCTTTAAAGAATATCACAATTTGCTTTTTGAAACAAATCCCAACTTTTCAGGATCTACGTAA
- the LOC125683366 gene encoding E3 ubiquitin-protein ligase ZFP91-like isoform X2 translates to MNYQKTYMNHIHSSSLLYQLSTMWKTQTLCDAIIRTGSVITKAHRVVLVAACPMLQSMENAAAGSHLEVRLAADIKQESINTFLQYLYEGFMTLNEENYKDIEKISRLLQVENAIKCCADFSKCINVSSANQYRYNYPDQLEFKHVRTTELQKVQERHPKRNTDRPISPGSKRPRFQGHRSPLSDSRTHDMSGMKESYTVNDPWDRVPRLGSHTPTSVHIPSQQPGVIDIVEDSIELLQTEPPSKRPGEDSREVRKVQSTVGVSVASQRDAPSDVQIVNVPGASDVPSQKPIPESSTFIPSSPSSSDSSSLKERPPHFSSQSYPPKTDLDKPTSNMDPSSNVDVASQRHRPPDILAGSQPAQPYPVSITASPRSVPQSFQQKPFAAGSAIQAETMSPGAAQRGPKPQTISRVESMEKASPMDRPPDTGSQTRDQNNRLSPDISIVKVENELGPEETGILDMYVADAGGGGMGTSHMQKEEDHSDYDVEEPPGDMHKDEMSNESGNMSMDQSGNWYMGNFRGGKSTQDGHQILIEEDTMDSATSFDDFDLKRWTESVPATQEKGSILDENKPRMSAMSDVSPFSSDQFLTSGSPSKFEIQTCMPEWESLQPGRDRETRLFSNPVQFSLDPHQQQPMMKASRIQVPYNRGPSGGKSFKAKNTPLQAPSFLCELCMASFFSENDLKIHKHSVNHRGLYFCRWCSSSFGTKEERNEHVHSHADGSMFLDICIPCGKGFKSRMGYVNHMKMYHTKEGEVQTYRCEVCGKLCVTKSQLNVHMRAHSDQQNFYCVTCNKSFKHKFTLQRHNCPASQP, encoded by the exons ATGAATTACCAGAAAACATACATGAATCACATCCACTCCAGCTCACTGTTGTATCAGCTGTCGACAATGTGGAAGACCCAGACATTATGTGATGCTATTATTCGGACTGGTAGTGTCATCACAAAG GCTCATCGTGTGGTGTTAGTTGCCGCTTGTCCTATGCTTCAGTCAATGGAAAACGCAGCTGCTGGGTCTCATTTAGAAGTAAGACTGGCTGCAGATATAAAACAAGAATCCATCAACACATTCCTCCAGTATCTATATGAAGGATTCATGACATTAAACGAAGAAAATTACAAAGACATTGAGAAAATCTCCCGACTTCTTCAAGTTGAGAATGCGATAAAGTGTTGTGCAGATTTTAGCAAGTGTATAAATGTCTCGTCAGCAAATCAGTACCGCTACAATTACCCAGATCAGTTGGAATTCAAGCATGTGAGAACAACAGAACTTCAGAAAGTTCAGGAGAGGCACCCAAAGCGAAATACTGACCGACCGATAAGCCCAGGCAGCAAACGACCAAGGTTCCAGGGACATCGAAGTCCTCTGTCAGATTCAAGAACCCATGATATGTCTGGAATGAAGGAAAGTTATACTGTGAATGATCCTTGGGACCGAGTGCCAAGGCTTGGATCGCACACCCCCACATCCGTCCATATTCCTAGTCAACAGCCTGGAGTGATTGATATAGTAGAGGATAGTATTGAGCTACTACAGACTGAACCCCCAAGCAAAAGGCCAGGGGAGGACAGCAGGGAGGTCAGAAAAGTGCAGAGCACAGTAGGAGTTTCGGTGGCTAGTCAGAGGGATGCCCCTTCAGATGTTCAGATTGTCAACGTACCTGGTGCTTCAGATGTTCCAAGTCAGAAACCAATCCCAGAATCCTCCACTTTCATTCCAAGTTCACCATCTTCATCAGATTCCTCATCGCTCAAGGAAAGACCACCCCACTTTAGCAGCCAGAGTTACCCCCCTAAAACAGATCTCGATAAACCAACCTCAAATATGGACCCAAGTTCTAATGTTGATGTAGCATCCCAAAGACATCGGCCGCCAGATATCTTGGCTGGTTCACAACCAGCCCAGCCTTACCCTGTATCCATAACAGCATCCCCCCGATCAGTACCACAGAGTTTTCAGCAGAAGCCATTTGCCGCTGGCAGTGCCATCCAAGCAGAAACAATGTCACCTGGTGCAGCACAGAGAGGCCCTAAACCCCAGACCATTAGTAGGGTAGAAAGCATGGAGAAAGCCTCTCCCATGGATAGGCCACCAGATACAGG ATCTCAAACTAGAGATCAGAATAACAGGTTGTCCCCAGATATTAGTATTGTTAAAGTGGAGAATGAGCTAGGACCAGAGGAGACTGGGATATTAGACATGTATGTGGCTGATGCAGGAGGGGGTGGAATGGGTACATCCCACATGCAGAAAGAGGAAGATCACAGTGATTATGATGTAGAAGAACCGCCTGGGGACATGCATAAGGATGAAATGTCAAATGAAAGTGGCAACATGAGTATGGATCAAAGTGGGAACTGGTACATGGGGAATTTTAGAG GAGGTAAATCGACACAAGATGGTCACCAGATTTTAATAGAAGAAGATACAATGGACTCGGCAACTTCATTTGATGATTTTGACCTGAAAAGATGGACAGAATCTGTACCTGCCACTCAAGAAAAGGGAAGCATTCTAGATGAAAACAAACCACGTATGTCGGCCATGTCTGATGTATCACCTTTCAGTAGTGATCAGTTTCTTACTTCAGGCTCTCCatcaaagtttgaaattcagACATGCATGCCTGAGTGGGAATCATTACAGCCAGGAAGAGATAGAGAGACAAGACTATTTTCTAATCCTGTACAGTTTAGTCTAGATCCTCACCAGCAACAACCAATGATGAAGGCGAGTAGAATCCAGGTTCCATATAATAGAGGTCCTAGTGGAGGGAAGTCCTTTAAAGCAAAAAACACTCCTTTGCAGGCCCCTTCATTTTTATGCGAGCTTTGCATGGCGTCATTTTTCAGCGAGAATGAtctaaaaattcataaacattcTGTAAATCACAGAGGATTATATTTCTGCAGATGGTGCTCCAGTTCTTTTGGTACTAAAGAGGAGCGTAATGAGCACGTTCATAGTCATGCTGATGGTAGTATGTTCTTAGACATATGTATACCATGTGGCAAGGGATTCAAGTCCAGAATGGGATATGTGAATCATATGAAGATGTATCACACTAAGGAGGGAGAGGTGCAGACATACAGATGTGAAGTGTGTGGGAAGTTGTGTGTGACTAAAAGTCAGTTAAATGTACACATGAGAGCCCATTCTGACCAACAGAATTTTTATTGTGTAACTTGTAACAAATCCTTTAAACACAAGTTCACTCTTCAAAGACATAACTGTCCAGCATCACAGCCAtga